From a region of the Mercurialis annua linkage group LG1-X, ddMerAnnu1.2, whole genome shotgun sequence genome:
- the LOC126665944 gene encoding transcription factor PCF1-like isoform X3: MASEAVPINPSPPQQPPLAIIPTTHQLLPPSTTAAAATSVSPLAKTQEQLVLSITKPRSKDRHKKVDGRGTRVRLPADCAARIFQLTRELGHQTNGQTVEWLLRHVPSSDFPSSATAAATTNAPADNPGLHVKSLKKKSSMVSKKKDTQLHNSLKHCAADSRTEAPGMRMVVEEEEEIKKEDVKKTEP, encoded by the exons ATGGCTTCTGAAGCAGTACCCATCAATCCATCGCCACCACAACAACCACCGCTTGCTATTATCCCCACCACCCACCAGCTCCTACCCCCATCCACCACCGCAGCAGCCGCCACTAGCGTCTCTCCCCTCGCCAAAACCCAAGAACAACTCGTCCTCTCTATAACCAAACCACGCTCTAAAGACCGTCACAAGAAGGTGGATGGCCGGGGGACACGTGTGCGTCTTCCGGCCGACTGCGCCGCAAGAATCTTTCAACTGACTCGAGAGCTTGGCCACCAAACTAATGGCCAGACCGTTGAATGGCTCCTCCGCCATGTTCCCTCATCAGACTTCCCTTCTTCCGCCACCGCTGCCGCCACCACTAACGCCCCAGCTGATAATCCCGGCCTGCATGTAAAATCTTTAAAGAAGAAAAGTTCAATGGTATCAAAAAAGAAAGATACCCAGTTACATAATTCTTTAAAGCATTGTGCTGCTGATTCAAGAACAGAAGCACCAGGGATGAGAATGGTGGTGGAGGAAGAGGAAGAGATTAAGAAAGAAGATGTAAAGAAGA CTGAGCCTTGA
- the LOC126665944 gene encoding transcription factor TCP8-like isoform X1 produces MASEAVPINPSPPQQPPLAIIPTTHQLLPPSTTAAAATSVSPLAKTQEQLVLSITKPRSKDRHKKVDGRGTRVRLPADCAARIFQLTRELGHQTNGQTVEWLLRHVPSSDFPSSATAAATTNAPADNPGLHVKSLKKKSSMVSKKKDTQLHNSLKHCAADSRTEAPGMRMVVEEEEEIKKEDVKKSEFELFHSLDGTFPYISFTNLLMQYERDP; encoded by the coding sequence ATGGCTTCTGAAGCAGTACCCATCAATCCATCGCCACCACAACAACCACCGCTTGCTATTATCCCCACCACCCACCAGCTCCTACCCCCATCCACCACCGCAGCAGCCGCCACTAGCGTCTCTCCCCTCGCCAAAACCCAAGAACAACTCGTCCTCTCTATAACCAAACCACGCTCTAAAGACCGTCACAAGAAGGTGGATGGCCGGGGGACACGTGTGCGTCTTCCGGCCGACTGCGCCGCAAGAATCTTTCAACTGACTCGAGAGCTTGGCCACCAAACTAATGGCCAGACCGTTGAATGGCTCCTCCGCCATGTTCCCTCATCAGACTTCCCTTCTTCCGCCACCGCTGCCGCCACCACTAACGCCCCAGCTGATAATCCCGGCCTGCATGTAAAATCTTTAAAGAAGAAAAGTTCAATGGTATCAAAAAAGAAAGATACCCAGTTACATAATTCTTTAAAGCATTGTGCTGCTGATTCAAGAACAGAAGCACCAGGGATGAGAATGGTGGTGGAGGAAGAGGAAGAGATTAAGAAAGAAGATGTAAAGAAGAGTGAGTTTGAGTTATTTCATAGTTTAGATGGGACTTTTCCTTACATTTCTTTTACTAATTTATTGATGCAATATGAGAGGGATCCATGA
- the LOC126665944 gene encoding transcription factor PCF1-like isoform X2 → MASEAVPINPSPPQQPPLAIIPTTHQLLPPSTTAAAATSVSPLAKTQEQLVLSITKPRSKDRHKKVDGRGTRVRLPADCAARIFQLTRELGHQTNGQTVEWLLRHVPSSDFPSSATAAATTNAPADNPGLHVKSLKKKSSMVSKKKDTQLHNSLKHCAADSRTEAPGMRMVVEEEEEIKKEDVKKIIEGCGVWLYWPDWIKVISISKI, encoded by the exons ATGGCTTCTGAAGCAGTACCCATCAATCCATCGCCACCACAACAACCACCGCTTGCTATTATCCCCACCACCCACCAGCTCCTACCCCCATCCACCACCGCAGCAGCCGCCACTAGCGTCTCTCCCCTCGCCAAAACCCAAGAACAACTCGTCCTCTCTATAACCAAACCACGCTCTAAAGACCGTCACAAGAAGGTGGATGGCCGGGGGACACGTGTGCGTCTTCCGGCCGACTGCGCCGCAAGAATCTTTCAACTGACTCGAGAGCTTGGCCACCAAACTAATGGCCAGACCGTTGAATGGCTCCTCCGCCATGTTCCCTCATCAGACTTCCCTTCTTCCGCCACCGCTGCCGCCACCACTAACGCCCCAGCTGATAATCCCGGCCTGCATGTAAAATCTTTAAAGAAGAAAAGTTCAATGGTATCAAAAAAGAAAGATACCCAGTTACATAATTCTTTAAAGCATTGTGCTGCTGATTCAAGAACAGAAGCACCAGGGATGAGAATGGTGGTGGAGGAAGAGGAAGAGATTAAGAAAGAAGATGTAAAGAAGA TAATTGAAGGATGTGGAGTATGGCTTTATTGGCCTGATTGGATTAAAGTTATTAGCATAAGCAAAATTTGA